The bacterium region GCCAAAGGTCATACCTTATCGAAATGTAGTTGTAGCCACCAGGAAAAAATTAACCAGTCGCCGTAACCTATAGAAATTAAAAGGGTTAAAGAGTATAATTGTTGTTTAAAATTTTGGAACATCCGCTCTATAGTTCCATACTTTATGGTGTGATTAGCATAATAAGAAGTAATGTGTTAGATATAAGCGGTAATACTACCATTAAGATATTTTTTCGATAAAATTTGTTGACTTTTTCAAAAAAATATATTATGCTGACCCTATAGCTTAAGAACCGATCACCTGGTTGCCCCGGGTTATTGAGAAGATACCTAAAAATGATAGTGAGGAAAGATAAGGGTGTATTTCCCAGTTTATAGGCCGAGGCGTTTAAGAGAAAAAGAAGCCTTGCGCGGCCTGATTAGAGAGACAAGGATAACAGCGGCCAATTTGGTTATGCCTTACTTTGTTGTCCATGGAAAGGGGGTAAAAAGGGAAATCACATCTATGCCGGGCAATTTCCATTTCTCCATAGATGAGTTAATCAAGGAGTTGGAAGAAACAAAGGAATGGGGGATCAAGGCGGTCCTTCTTTTTGGGATCCCGGCCGCCAAGGACGCTATGGCTTCTGAGGCTTACGCGGCTGATGGTATTATTCAGTCAGCCATAAGAGACCTGAAGGAAAAACACTCGGAGATATTAATCATTACTGATGTTTGTCTTTGCGAATATATGGATCATGGTCACTGCGGGATAGTCCAGGGAGGCAAGATCCTGAATGACAAAAGCCTGGACCTTTTAGCTAAGACGGCCCTTTCCCACGCGGAGGCCGGCGCGGATATGCTGGCCCCCTCGGATATGATGGACGGGCGGGTGAAGGCTATCAGGGAGACCCTTGATCAGGCGGGATATACTCACCTCCCGATTATGTCTTATTCGGCCAAATTTGCTTCTTCTTTTTATGGTCCCTTTAGAGAGGCGGCTTCTTCAACCCCGGCCTTTGGAGATCGGCGTTCTTATCAGATGGATCCGGCCAATGCTGATGAAGCCATAAGGGAGGTCGCCCTGGACATAGAAGAAGGAGCTGATATAGTGATGGTCAAACCGGCCCTGGCTTATTTAGACATTATCTATCGGGTCAAACACGAATTTGGCTATCCGGTAGCGGCCTATAATGTAAGTGGTGAATTCTCTATGTTAAAGGCGGCTTCTCAAAGAGGATGGATTAATGAGTCTGCCTCTGTGTTGGAGATATTAACCGGCATTAAACGAGCCGGCGCAGATATTATTATCACTTATTCTGCTAAAGAAGCAGCTAAGTGGATAAAACAGAAAGGAGTATAGAGATGGTAGAAGAAAGCGGTATGATCACGGACCGGCGTCCCACGATTATGACAGTTAAGGAGGTGGCTAAATACCTGAGAATGCATATGACCAGCGTTTATCGATTAGCCAAAGCCGGGAGGCTGCCTGCTCACAGGGTGGGCGGGAGTTGGCGGTTCAAAAAAGGAGAAATAGAAGAGTGGCTTAAAAATCGCGGCCATGCCCCCAATGCAGAAGAATAGCCGTAAGCGTTCAGCCACTAAGGCACAAAGACACACTCGTGATGTCTTAGTGTCTTGGTGGCCTGAATGGTTACTAAGAGCCCTAAAGCCGCTTTCGTCTTTTTTTAGAGAGACTAACTATATTAAGGGTGATTAAATAAGACATGCCAGCCGCCAGGACAGAGAGGACAGTGTTGCCTAAGAGGTAAATCCAGCAGGATGTAGTCATAATATCAAGTATCTGGCCATCTTTTACCTCTTCAAGCACCTGGCTCCAGTCATAACCGGTCAAAAGAGAACCTAACAGGGCGCTTAAGCTCCAGAAAAAAGGGGTGGTAAAGGGATTCATTATCACACTCCCCAGGAGGGCCGAGGCCTTATTCCATTTAAACAGAGAGGCTAGTAGAAGGGCTAGGATTGTCCCGCCTCCAAAGGTAGGAAATATCCCTAAAGCTACCCCGGCAGCCATCCCCATAGCTACCTTGTGAGGAGAATCATTGGCCCGAATGAGTTTAAGGCAGAGATAACGAAAGAATCGTCCTGGTCTGAAATTCATAATGGAAATTATCACCCACAGCCCAGAAGAAACCAGAAAGTTGGGGGAAGAGATAGGCAAGAGACTTGAAAGGGGAGATATAATCTCTTTAAGCGGTGAATTAGGCACAGGCAAGACCTGTTTTGCTCAGGGAATAGGGCGGGGCCTCGGCATAACCGAAGGAATACGAAGCCCCACTTTTATCATTATTAACGAGTACCAGGGTCGGCTTCCCCTTTACCATATAGATCTTTACCGGCTTGAAGGTAGCTCTCGGATCTACGAGCTTGGTTATGAAGAATATCTATATGGGGAGGGTGTCTGTGTGATTGAGTGGGGGGAAAAGATTAACGAACTCCTCCCCCCAGAGCATCTATCAGTAAATTTCACCTGGATGAATGACACTCAACGCCAGATTCAGTTCTTTTCTTCCGGGAAACGATTTCAAGGCTTATTACCTCAAATTAGCCTCCCCCCTATGGCCGTCGGATAAGATAATGCCTCTTTTTTCCTATCACCCACCTGCTGTCCTTAAGACTTCTGCAAACTTTGATTCCTGCCGGGCATACTCCTTTAACACCT contains the following coding sequences:
- the hemB gene encoding porphobilinogen synthase, whose product is MYFPVYRPRRLREKEALRGLIRETRITAANLVMPYFVVHGKGVKREITSMPGNFHFSIDELIKELEETKEWGIKAVLLFGIPAAKDAMASEAYAADGIIQSAIRDLKEKHSEILIITDVCLCEYMDHGHCGIVQGGKILNDKSLDLLAKTALSHAEAGADMLAPSDMMDGRVKAIRETLDQAGYTHLPIMSYSAKFASSFYGPFREAASSTPAFGDRRSYQMDPANADEAIREVALDIEEGADIVMVKPALAYLDIIYRVKHEFGYPVAAYNVSGEFSMLKAASQRGWINESASVLEILTGIKRAGADIIITYSAKEAAKWIKQKGV
- a CDS encoding helix-turn-helix domain-containing protein: MVEESGMITDRRPTIMTVKEVAKYLRMHMTSVYRLAKAGRLPAHRVGGSWRFKKGEIEEWLKNRGHAPNAEE
- a CDS encoding DUF2062 domain-containing protein, with amino-acid sequence MNFRPGRFFRYLCLKLIRANDSPHKVAMGMAAGVALGIFPTFGGGTILALLLASLFKWNKASALLGSVIMNPFTTPFFWSLSALLGSLLTGYDWSQVLEEVKDGQILDIMTTSCWIYLLGNTVLSVLAAGMSYLITLNIVSLSKKRRKRL
- the tsaE gene encoding tRNA (adenosine(37)-N6)-threonylcarbamoyltransferase complex ATPase subunit type 1 TsaE — translated: MEIITHSPEETRKLGEEIGKRLERGDIISLSGELGTGKTCFAQGIGRGLGITEGIRSPTFIIINEYQGRLPLYHIDLYRLEGSSRIYELGYEEYLYGEGVCVIEWGEKINELLPPEHLSVNFTWMNDTQRQIQFFSSGKRFQGLLPQISLPPMAVG